A window from Bos indicus isolate NIAB-ARS_2022 breed Sahiwal x Tharparkar chromosome 1, NIAB-ARS_B.indTharparkar_mat_pri_1.0, whole genome shotgun sequence encodes these proteins:
- the TNK2 gene encoding activated CDC42 kinase 1 isoform X8, whose protein sequence is MKSHGEPAWPWSRSLGPAHRGRLGSSSMQPEEGTGWLLELLSEVQLQQYFLRLRDDLNVTRLSHFEYVKNEDLEKIGMGRPGQRRLWEAVKRRKAMCKRKSWMSKVFSGKRLEAEFPPHHSQSTFRKTSPTPGGSAGEGSLQSLTCLIGEKDLHLFEKLGDGSFGVVRRGEWDAPSGKTVSVAVKCLKPDVLSQPEAMDDFIREVNAMHSLDHRNLIRLYGVVLTPPMKMVTELAPLGSLLDRLRKHQGHFLLGTLSRYAVQVAEGMGYLEAKRFIHRDLAARNLLLATRDLVKIGDFGLMRALPQNDDHYVMQEHRKVPFAWCAPESLKTRTFSHASDTWMFGVTLWEMFTYGQEPWIGLNGSQILHKIDKEGERLPRPEDCPQDIYNVMVQCWAHKPEDRPTFVALRDFLLEAQPTDMRALQDFEEPDKLHIQMNDVITVIEGRAENYWWRGQNTRTLCVGPFPRNVVTSVAGLSAQDISQPLQNSFIHTGHGDSDPRHCWGFPDKIDELYLGNPMDPPDLLSVELSTSRPTQHLGRVKREPPPRPPQPAIFTQSKWGCSRCLGPRPRPLSPLTPLLLEEPTYDPVSEDQDPLSSDFKRLGLRKPGLPRGLWLAKPSARVPGTKAGRGGGEVTLIDFGEEPVVPAPRPCAPSLAQLAMDACSLLDKTPPQSPTRALPRPLHPTPVVDWDARPLPPPPAYDDVAQDEDDFEVCSINSTLVGAGVSAEPSQGETNYAFVPEPARLLPPLEDNLFLPPQSGGKPPNSAQTAEIFQALQQECMRQLQVPPGSLVPSPSPGGDDKPQVPPRVPIPPRPTRSRGELSPVPPGEEEMGRWPGPASPPRVPPREPLSPQGSRTPSPLVPPGSSPLPARLSSSPGKTMPTTQSFASDPKYATPQVIQAPGPRAGPCILPIVRDGKKVSSTHYYLLPERPPYLERYQRFLHEAQSPKEPDPMPIPLLLPPPSTPAPAAPTATVRPMPQAAPDPKANFSSNNSNPGARPSSLRATARLPQRGYPGDGPEAGRPADKIQMLQAMVHGVTTEECQAALQSHSWSVQRAAQYLKVEQLFGLGLRPRGECHNVLEMFDWNLEQAGCHLLGSCGPAHHKR, encoded by the exons AGGCTGGGGAGCAGCAGCATGCAGCCAGAGGAGGGCACAGGCTGGCTGCTAGAGCTGCTGTCCGAGGTGCAGCTCCAGCAGTATTTCCTGCGCCTCCGCGACGACCTCAACGTCACCCGCCTGTCCCACTTTGAGTATGTCAAGAACGAGGACCTGGAGAAGATCGGCATGGGCCGGCCCG GCCAGCGGCGGCTGTGGGAGGCCGTGAAGAGGAGGAAGGCCATGTGCAAACGCAAGTCCTGGATGAGCAAG GTGTTCAGTGGAAAGCGGCTGGAGGCTGAGTTCCCCCCTCATCACTCTCAGAGCACCTTCCGGAAGACCTCGCCCACCCCAGGGGGCTCTGCTGGGGAGGGGTCCCTGCAGAGCCTCACCTGCCTCATTGGGGAGAAGGACCTGCATCTCTTCGAGAAGCTGGGAGATGGCTCCTTTGGCGTGGTGCGCAGGGGCGAGTGGGACGCCCCCTCGGGGAAGACG GTGAGCGTGGCTGTGAAGTGCCTGAAGCCCGACGTGCTGAGCCAGCCGGAGGCCATGGACGACTTCATCCGGGAGGTCAACGCCATGCACTCGCTTGACCACCGAAACCTCATTCGCCTCTACGGGGTGGTGCTCACACCGCCCATGAAGATG GTGACAGAGCTGGCACCTCTGGGATCATTGTTGGACCGGCTGCGCAAGCACCAGGGCCACTTCCTGCTGGGCACCCTGAGCCGCTACGCTGTGCAGGTGGCTGAGGGCATGGGCTACCTGGAGGCCAAGCGCTTCATCCACCGGGACCTGGCCGCCCGAAATCTGCTGTTGGCCACCCGCGACCTGGTCAAGATAGGGGACTTCGGGCTGATGCGAGCACTGCCCCAGAACGACGACCACTACGTCATGCAGGAACATCGCAAGGTGCCCTTTGCCTG GTGTGCCCCAGAGAGCCTGAAGACACGCACCTTCTCCCACGCCAGCGACACCTGGATGTTTGGGGTCACGCTGTGGGAGATGTTCACCTATGGCCAGGAGCCCTGGATTGGCCTCAATGGCAGTCAG atCCTGCATAAGATTGACAAGGAGGGGGAGCGTCTACCCCGGCCGGAGGACTGCCCCCAGGACATCTACAATGTCATGGTCCAGTGCTGGGCTCACAAGCCCGAGGACAGACCCACGTTTGTGGCCCTGCGGGACTTCCTGCTGGAG GCTCAGCCCACTGACATGCGGGCCCTTCAGGACTTCGAAGAACCTGACAAGCTGCACATCCAGATGAATGACGTCATCACCGTCATCGAGGGGAG GGCTGAGAATTACTGGTGGCGTGGGCAGAACACGCGGACGCTGTGCGTGGGGCCCTTCCCTCGCAACGTGGTGACCTCCGTGGCTGGTCTGTCAGCCCAGGACATCAGCCAGCCACTGCAGAATAGCTTCATCCACACGGGGCATGGCGACAGTGACCCCCGCcactgctggggcttccctgacaaGATTGATGA ACTGtatctgggaaaccccatggaccctCCTGACCTGCTGAGCGTGGAACTGAGCACATCCAGGCCCACCCAGCATCTGGGCAGGGTGAAAA GGGAGCCTCCACCTCGCCCTCCTCAGCCTGCCATCTTCACTCAGAGTAAGTGGGGCTGCTCCCGGTGCCttggcccccgcccccgccccctctcTCCTCTCACTCCTCTCCTTCTGGAAG AACCAACCTACGACCCCGTGAGTGAGGACCAAGACCCCCTCTCCAGCGACTTCAAGAGGCTGGGCCTGCGAAAGCCAGGACTGCCCCGTGGGCTGTGGCTCGCGAAGCCCTCAGCCCGGGTGCCAGGCACCAAGGCCGGCCGCGGTGGTGGCGAGGTCACGCTCATCGATTTCGGCGAGGAGCCTGTTGTGCCGGCCCCACGGCCCTGTGCCCCATCACTGGCGCAGCTGGCCATGGACGCCTGTTCCTTGCTGGACAAGACCCCGCCACAGAGCCCTACACGGGCCCTGCCCCGGCCCCTGCATCCCACGCCTGTGGTGGACTGGGATGCACGCCCGCTGCCCCCGCCTCCCGCCTACGATGACGTGGCCCAGGATGAGGATGACTTCGAGGTCTGCTCCATCAACAGCACCCTCGTGGGCGCCGGGGTCTCTGCTGAGCCCAGCCAGGGCGAGACCAACTATGCCTTTGTGCCTGAGCCGGCGAGGCTCCTCCCCCCGCTGGAGGACAACCTGTTCCTCCCACCCCAGAGTGGGGGCAAGCCACCCAACTCGGCCCAAACCGCAGAGATCTTCCAGGCGCTGCAGCAGGAATGCATGCGGCAGCTACAGGTCCCGCCTGGCTCTCTGGTCCCCTCACCCAGCCCTGGGGGTGACGACAAGCCCCAGGTGCCCCCCCGGGTGCCCATCCCCCCGAGGCCCACGCGCTCGCGTGGTGAGCTGTCTCCAGTCCCCCCAGGTGAGGAGGAGATGGGCCGGTGGCCCggacctgcctcccctccccgggTGCCTCCCCGGGAGCCCCTGTCTCCACAAGGCTCCAGGACTCCCAGCCCCCTGGTGCCACCTGGCAGCTCCCCGCTGCCTGCCCGGCTCTCCAGctcacctgggaagaccatgcCCACCACCCAGAGCTTTGCCTCAGACCCCAAGTACGCCACACCCCAGGTGATCCAGGCGCCTGGCCCGCGGGCCGGCCCCTGCATCTTGCCCATCGTCCGAGACGGGAAGAAGGTCAGCAGCACCCACTACTACCTGCTGCCCGAGCGCCCGCCCTACCTGGAGCGCTACCAGCGCTTCCTGCATGAGGCCCAGAGCCCCAAAGAGCCAGACCCCATGCCCATACCCCTGCTGCTGCCCCCGCCCAGCACCCCAGCCCCAGCCGCCCCCACTGCCACTGTTCGACCAATGCCCCAGGCTGCCCCAGACCCCAAGGCCAACTTCTCcagcaacaacagcaacccaGGGGCCCGGCCATCCTCCCTGAGGGCCACTGCTCGGCTGCCACAGAGGGGCTACCCCGGGGACGGGCCAGAGGCTGGGCGGCCTGCAGACAAGATCCAGATG CTGCAGGCCATGGTGCATGGGGTGACCACAGAGGAGTGCCAGGCGGCCCTGCAGAGCCACAGCTGGAGCGTGCAGAGGGCTGCCCAGTATCTGAAG GTGGAGCAGCTCTTTGGTCTGGGTCTGCGGCCACGAGGCGAGTGCCACAATGTGCTGGAGATGTTCGACTGGAACCTGGAACAGGCCGGCTGCCACCTGCTGGGCTCCTGCGGCCCTGCCCACCACAA GCGTTGA
- the TNK2 gene encoding activated CDC42 kinase 1 isoform X7: MPAARRFPGLELSFPLLARLRRRLYTRLGSSSMQPEEGTGWLLELLSEVQLQQYFLRLRDDLNVTRLSHFEYVKNEDLEKIGMGRPGQRRLWEAVKRRKAMCKRKSWMSKVFSGKRLEAEFPPHHSQSTFRKTSPTPGGSAGEGSLQSLTCLIGEKDLHLFEKLGDGSFGVVRRGEWDAPSGKTVSVAVKCLKPDVLSQPEAMDDFIREVNAMHSLDHRNLIRLYGVVLTPPMKMVTELAPLGSLLDRLRKHQGHFLLGTLSRYAVQVAEGMGYLEAKRFIHRDLAARNLLLATRDLVKIGDFGLMRALPQNDDHYVMQEHRKVPFAWCAPESLKTRTFSHASDTWMFGVTLWEMFTYGQEPWIGLNGSQILHKIDKEGERLPRPEDCPQDIYNVMVQCWAHKPEDRPTFVALRDFLLEAQPTDMRALQDFEEPDKLHIQMNDVITVIEGRAENYWWRGQNTRTLCVGPFPRNVVTSVAGLSAQDISQPLQNSFIHTGHGDSDPRHCWGFPDKIDELYLGNPMDPPDLLSVELSTSRPTQHLGRVKREPPPRPPQPAIFTQSKWGCSRCLGPRPRPLSPLTPLLLEEPTYDPVSEDQDPLSSDFKRLGLRKPGLPRGLWLAKPSARVPGTKAGRGGGEVTLIDFGEEPVVPAPRPCAPSLAQLAMDACSLLDKTPPQSPTRALPRPLHPTPVVDWDARPLPPPPAYDDVAQDEDDFEVCSINSTLVGAGVSAEPSQGETNYAFVPEPARLLPPLEDNLFLPPQSGGKPPNSAQTAEIFQALQQECMRQLQVPPGSLVPSPSPGGDDKPQVPPRVPIPPRPTRSRGELSPVPPGEEEMGRWPGPASPPRVPPREPLSPQGSRTPSPLVPPGSSPLPARLSSSPGKTMPTTQSFASDPKYATPQVIQAPGPRAGPCILPIVRDGKKVSSTHYYLLPERPPYLERYQRFLHEAQSPKEPDPMPIPLLLPPPSTPAPAAPTATVRPMPQAAPDPKANFSSNNSNPGARPSSLRATARLPQRGYPGDGPEAGRPADKIQMLQAMVHGVTTEECQAALQSHSWSVQRAAQYLKVEQLFGLGLRPRGECHNVLEMFDWNLEQAGCHLLGSCGPAHHKR, translated from the exons AGGCTGGGGAGCAGCAGCATGCAGCCAGAGGAGGGCACAGGCTGGCTGCTAGAGCTGCTGTCCGAGGTGCAGCTCCAGCAGTATTTCCTGCGCCTCCGCGACGACCTCAACGTCACCCGCCTGTCCCACTTTGAGTATGTCAAGAACGAGGACCTGGAGAAGATCGGCATGGGCCGGCCCG GCCAGCGGCGGCTGTGGGAGGCCGTGAAGAGGAGGAAGGCCATGTGCAAACGCAAGTCCTGGATGAGCAAG GTGTTCAGTGGAAAGCGGCTGGAGGCTGAGTTCCCCCCTCATCACTCTCAGAGCACCTTCCGGAAGACCTCGCCCACCCCAGGGGGCTCTGCTGGGGAGGGGTCCCTGCAGAGCCTCACCTGCCTCATTGGGGAGAAGGACCTGCATCTCTTCGAGAAGCTGGGAGATGGCTCCTTTGGCGTGGTGCGCAGGGGCGAGTGGGACGCCCCCTCGGGGAAGACG GTGAGCGTGGCTGTGAAGTGCCTGAAGCCCGACGTGCTGAGCCAGCCGGAGGCCATGGACGACTTCATCCGGGAGGTCAACGCCATGCACTCGCTTGACCACCGAAACCTCATTCGCCTCTACGGGGTGGTGCTCACACCGCCCATGAAGATG GTGACAGAGCTGGCACCTCTGGGATCATTGTTGGACCGGCTGCGCAAGCACCAGGGCCACTTCCTGCTGGGCACCCTGAGCCGCTACGCTGTGCAGGTGGCTGAGGGCATGGGCTACCTGGAGGCCAAGCGCTTCATCCACCGGGACCTGGCCGCCCGAAATCTGCTGTTGGCCACCCGCGACCTGGTCAAGATAGGGGACTTCGGGCTGATGCGAGCACTGCCCCAGAACGACGACCACTACGTCATGCAGGAACATCGCAAGGTGCCCTTTGCCTG GTGTGCCCCAGAGAGCCTGAAGACACGCACCTTCTCCCACGCCAGCGACACCTGGATGTTTGGGGTCACGCTGTGGGAGATGTTCACCTATGGCCAGGAGCCCTGGATTGGCCTCAATGGCAGTCAG atCCTGCATAAGATTGACAAGGAGGGGGAGCGTCTACCCCGGCCGGAGGACTGCCCCCAGGACATCTACAATGTCATGGTCCAGTGCTGGGCTCACAAGCCCGAGGACAGACCCACGTTTGTGGCCCTGCGGGACTTCCTGCTGGAG GCTCAGCCCACTGACATGCGGGCCCTTCAGGACTTCGAAGAACCTGACAAGCTGCACATCCAGATGAATGACGTCATCACCGTCATCGAGGGGAG GGCTGAGAATTACTGGTGGCGTGGGCAGAACACGCGGACGCTGTGCGTGGGGCCCTTCCCTCGCAACGTGGTGACCTCCGTGGCTGGTCTGTCAGCCCAGGACATCAGCCAGCCACTGCAGAATAGCTTCATCCACACGGGGCATGGCGACAGTGACCCCCGCcactgctggggcttccctgacaaGATTGATGA ACTGtatctgggaaaccccatggaccctCCTGACCTGCTGAGCGTGGAACTGAGCACATCCAGGCCCACCCAGCATCTGGGCAGGGTGAAAA GGGAGCCTCCACCTCGCCCTCCTCAGCCTGCCATCTTCACTCAGAGTAAGTGGGGCTGCTCCCGGTGCCttggcccccgcccccgccccctctcTCCTCTCACTCCTCTCCTTCTGGAAG AACCAACCTACGACCCCGTGAGTGAGGACCAAGACCCCCTCTCCAGCGACTTCAAGAGGCTGGGCCTGCGAAAGCCAGGACTGCCCCGTGGGCTGTGGCTCGCGAAGCCCTCAGCCCGGGTGCCAGGCACCAAGGCCGGCCGCGGTGGTGGCGAGGTCACGCTCATCGATTTCGGCGAGGAGCCTGTTGTGCCGGCCCCACGGCCCTGTGCCCCATCACTGGCGCAGCTGGCCATGGACGCCTGTTCCTTGCTGGACAAGACCCCGCCACAGAGCCCTACACGGGCCCTGCCCCGGCCCCTGCATCCCACGCCTGTGGTGGACTGGGATGCACGCCCGCTGCCCCCGCCTCCCGCCTACGATGACGTGGCCCAGGATGAGGATGACTTCGAGGTCTGCTCCATCAACAGCACCCTCGTGGGCGCCGGGGTCTCTGCTGAGCCCAGCCAGGGCGAGACCAACTATGCCTTTGTGCCTGAGCCGGCGAGGCTCCTCCCCCCGCTGGAGGACAACCTGTTCCTCCCACCCCAGAGTGGGGGCAAGCCACCCAACTCGGCCCAAACCGCAGAGATCTTCCAGGCGCTGCAGCAGGAATGCATGCGGCAGCTACAGGTCCCGCCTGGCTCTCTGGTCCCCTCACCCAGCCCTGGGGGTGACGACAAGCCCCAGGTGCCCCCCCGGGTGCCCATCCCCCCGAGGCCCACGCGCTCGCGTGGTGAGCTGTCTCCAGTCCCCCCAGGTGAGGAGGAGATGGGCCGGTGGCCCggacctgcctcccctccccgggTGCCTCCCCGGGAGCCCCTGTCTCCACAAGGCTCCAGGACTCCCAGCCCCCTGGTGCCACCTGGCAGCTCCCCGCTGCCTGCCCGGCTCTCCAGctcacctgggaagaccatgcCCACCACCCAGAGCTTTGCCTCAGACCCCAAGTACGCCACACCCCAGGTGATCCAGGCGCCTGGCCCGCGGGCCGGCCCCTGCATCTTGCCCATCGTCCGAGACGGGAAGAAGGTCAGCAGCACCCACTACTACCTGCTGCCCGAGCGCCCGCCCTACCTGGAGCGCTACCAGCGCTTCCTGCATGAGGCCCAGAGCCCCAAAGAGCCAGACCCCATGCCCATACCCCTGCTGCTGCCCCCGCCCAGCACCCCAGCCCCAGCCGCCCCCACTGCCACTGTTCGACCAATGCCCCAGGCTGCCCCAGACCCCAAGGCCAACTTCTCcagcaacaacagcaacccaGGGGCCCGGCCATCCTCCCTGAGGGCCACTGCTCGGCTGCCACAGAGGGGCTACCCCGGGGACGGGCCAGAGGCTGGGCGGCCTGCAGACAAGATCCAGATG CTGCAGGCCATGGTGCATGGGGTGACCACAGAGGAGTGCCAGGCGGCCCTGCAGAGCCACAGCTGGAGCGTGCAGAGGGCTGCCCAGTATCTGAAG GTGGAGCAGCTCTTTGGTCTGGGTCTGCGGCCACGAGGCGAGTGCCACAATGTGCTGGAGATGTTCGACTGGAACCTGGAACAGGCCGGCTGCCACCTGCTGGGCTCCTGCGGCCCTGCCCACCACAA GCGTTGA
- the TNK2 gene encoding activated CDC42 kinase 1 isoform X2, translating into MGERSAYQRLTGAEEESQRLGSSSMQPEEGTGWLLELLSEVQLQQYFLRLRDDLNVTRLSHFEYVKNEDLEKIGMGRPGQRRLWEAVKRRKAMCKRKSWMSKVFSGKRLEAEFPPHHSQSTFRKTSPTPGGSAGEGSLQSLTCLIGEKDLHLFEKLGDGSFGVVRRGEWDAPSGKTVSVAVKCLKPDVLSQPEAMDDFIREVNAMHSLDHRNLIRLYGVVLTPPMKMVTELAPLGSLLDRLRKHQGHFLLGTLSRYAVQVAEGMGYLEAKRFIHRDLAARNLLLATRDLVKIGDFGLMRALPQNDDHYVMQEHRKVPFAWCAPESLKTRTFSHASDTWMFGVTLWEMFTYGQEPWIGLNGSQILHKIDKEGERLPRPEDCPQDIYNVMVQCWAHKPEDRPTFVALRDFLLEAQPTDMRALQDFEEPDKLHIQMNDVITVIEGRAENYWWRGQNTRTLCVGPFPRNVVTSVAGLSAQDISQPLQNSFIHTGHGDSDPRHCWGFPDKIDELYLGNPMDPPDLLSVELSTSRPTQHLGRVKREPPPRPPQPAIFTQKPTYDPVSEDQDPLSSDFKRLGLRKPGLPRGLWLAKPSARVPGTKAGRGGGEVTLIDFGEEPVVPAPRPCAPSLAQLAMDACSLLDKTPPQSPTRALPRPLHPTPVVDWDARPLPPPPAYDDVAQDEDDFEVCSINSTLVGAGVSAEPSQGETNYAFVPEPARLLPPLEDNLFLPPQSGGKPPNSAQTAEIFQALQQECMRQLQVPPGSLVPSPSPGGDDKPQVPPRVPIPPRPTRSRGELSPVPPGEEEMGRWPGPASPPRVPPREPLSPQGSRTPSPLVPPGSSPLPARLSSSPGKTMPTTQSFASDPKYATPQVIQAPGPRAGPCILPIVRDGKKVSSTHYYLLPERPPYLERYQRFLHEAQSPKEPDPMPIPLLLPPPSTPAPAAPTATVRPMPQAAPDPKANFSSNNSNPGARPSSLRATARLPQRGYPGDGPEAGRPADKIQMLQAMVHGVTTEECQAALQSHSWSVQRAAQYLKVEQLFGLGLRPRGECHNVLEMFDWNLEQAGCHLLGSCGPAHHK; encoded by the exons AGGCTGGGGAGCAGCAGCATGCAGCCAGAGGAGGGCACAGGCTGGCTGCTAGAGCTGCTGTCCGAGGTGCAGCTCCAGCAGTATTTCCTGCGCCTCCGCGACGACCTCAACGTCACCCGCCTGTCCCACTTTGAGTATGTCAAGAACGAGGACCTGGAGAAGATCGGCATGGGCCGGCCCG GCCAGCGGCGGCTGTGGGAGGCCGTGAAGAGGAGGAAGGCCATGTGCAAACGCAAGTCCTGGATGAGCAAG GTGTTCAGTGGAAAGCGGCTGGAGGCTGAGTTCCCCCCTCATCACTCTCAGAGCACCTTCCGGAAGACCTCGCCCACCCCAGGGGGCTCTGCTGGGGAGGGGTCCCTGCAGAGCCTCACCTGCCTCATTGGGGAGAAGGACCTGCATCTCTTCGAGAAGCTGGGAGATGGCTCCTTTGGCGTGGTGCGCAGGGGCGAGTGGGACGCCCCCTCGGGGAAGACG GTGAGCGTGGCTGTGAAGTGCCTGAAGCCCGACGTGCTGAGCCAGCCGGAGGCCATGGACGACTTCATCCGGGAGGTCAACGCCATGCACTCGCTTGACCACCGAAACCTCATTCGCCTCTACGGGGTGGTGCTCACACCGCCCATGAAGATG GTGACAGAGCTGGCACCTCTGGGATCATTGTTGGACCGGCTGCGCAAGCACCAGGGCCACTTCCTGCTGGGCACCCTGAGCCGCTACGCTGTGCAGGTGGCTGAGGGCATGGGCTACCTGGAGGCCAAGCGCTTCATCCACCGGGACCTGGCCGCCCGAAATCTGCTGTTGGCCACCCGCGACCTGGTCAAGATAGGGGACTTCGGGCTGATGCGAGCACTGCCCCAGAACGACGACCACTACGTCATGCAGGAACATCGCAAGGTGCCCTTTGCCTG GTGTGCCCCAGAGAGCCTGAAGACACGCACCTTCTCCCACGCCAGCGACACCTGGATGTTTGGGGTCACGCTGTGGGAGATGTTCACCTATGGCCAGGAGCCCTGGATTGGCCTCAATGGCAGTCAG atCCTGCATAAGATTGACAAGGAGGGGGAGCGTCTACCCCGGCCGGAGGACTGCCCCCAGGACATCTACAATGTCATGGTCCAGTGCTGGGCTCACAAGCCCGAGGACAGACCCACGTTTGTGGCCCTGCGGGACTTCCTGCTGGAG GCTCAGCCCACTGACATGCGGGCCCTTCAGGACTTCGAAGAACCTGACAAGCTGCACATCCAGATGAATGACGTCATCACCGTCATCGAGGGGAG GGCTGAGAATTACTGGTGGCGTGGGCAGAACACGCGGACGCTGTGCGTGGGGCCCTTCCCTCGCAACGTGGTGACCTCCGTGGCTGGTCTGTCAGCCCAGGACATCAGCCAGCCACTGCAGAATAGCTTCATCCACACGGGGCATGGCGACAGTGACCCCCGCcactgctggggcttccctgacaaGATTGATGA ACTGtatctgggaaaccccatggaccctCCTGACCTGCTGAGCGTGGAACTGAGCACATCCAGGCCCACCCAGCATCTGGGCAGGGTGAAAA GGGAGCCTCCACCTCGCCCTCCTCAGCCTGCCATCTTCACTCAGA AACCAACCTACGACCCCGTGAGTGAGGACCAAGACCCCCTCTCCAGCGACTTCAAGAGGCTGGGCCTGCGAAAGCCAGGACTGCCCCGTGGGCTGTGGCTCGCGAAGCCCTCAGCCCGGGTGCCAGGCACCAAGGCCGGCCGCGGTGGTGGCGAGGTCACGCTCATCGATTTCGGCGAGGAGCCTGTTGTGCCGGCCCCACGGCCCTGTGCCCCATCACTGGCGCAGCTGGCCATGGACGCCTGTTCCTTGCTGGACAAGACCCCGCCACAGAGCCCTACACGGGCCCTGCCCCGGCCCCTGCATCCCACGCCTGTGGTGGACTGGGATGCACGCCCGCTGCCCCCGCCTCCCGCCTACGATGACGTGGCCCAGGATGAGGATGACTTCGAGGTCTGCTCCATCAACAGCACCCTCGTGGGCGCCGGGGTCTCTGCTGAGCCCAGCCAGGGCGAGACCAACTATGCCTTTGTGCCTGAGCCGGCGAGGCTCCTCCCCCCGCTGGAGGACAACCTGTTCCTCCCACCCCAGAGTGGGGGCAAGCCACCCAACTCGGCCCAAACCGCAGAGATCTTCCAGGCGCTGCAGCAGGAATGCATGCGGCAGCTACAGGTCCCGCCTGGCTCTCTGGTCCCCTCACCCAGCCCTGGGGGTGACGACAAGCCCCAGGTGCCCCCCCGGGTGCCCATCCCCCCGAGGCCCACGCGCTCGCGTGGTGAGCTGTCTCCAGTCCCCCCAGGTGAGGAGGAGATGGGCCGGTGGCCCggacctgcctcccctccccgggTGCCTCCCCGGGAGCCCCTGTCTCCACAAGGCTCCAGGACTCCCAGCCCCCTGGTGCCACCTGGCAGCTCCCCGCTGCCTGCCCGGCTCTCCAGctcacctgggaagaccatgcCCACCACCCAGAGCTTTGCCTCAGACCCCAAGTACGCCACACCCCAGGTGATCCAGGCGCCTGGCCCGCGGGCCGGCCCCTGCATCTTGCCCATCGTCCGAGACGGGAAGAAGGTCAGCAGCACCCACTACTACCTGCTGCCCGAGCGCCCGCCCTACCTGGAGCGCTACCAGCGCTTCCTGCATGAGGCCCAGAGCCCCAAAGAGCCAGACCCCATGCCCATACCCCTGCTGCTGCCCCCGCCCAGCACCCCAGCCCCAGCCGCCCCCACTGCCACTGTTCGACCAATGCCCCAGGCTGCCCCAGACCCCAAGGCCAACTTCTCcagcaacaacagcaacccaGGGGCCCGGCCATCCTCCCTGAGGGCCACTGCTCGGCTGCCACAGAGGGGCTACCCCGGGGACGGGCCAGAGGCTGGGCGGCCTGCAGACAAGATCCAGATG CTGCAGGCCATGGTGCATGGGGTGACCACAGAGGAGTGCCAGGCGGCCCTGCAGAGCCACAGCTGGAGCGTGCAGAGGGCTGCCCAGTATCTGAAG GTGGAGCAGCTCTTTGGTCTGGGTCTGCGGCCACGAGGCGAGTGCCACAATGTGCTGGAGATGTTCGACTGGAACCTGGAACAGGCCGGCTGCCACCTGCTGGGCTCCTGCGGCCCTGCCCACCACAAGTGA